In the Mesorhizobium sp. genome, one interval contains:
- a CDS encoding TatD family hydrolase, producing MLVDSHCHLDFPDFASERAEVIARAKENGVGAMVTISTRVRRFDEIRAIAEAYPEVWCSVGTHPHNAGEEDGISADELMALSAHPRCVAIGEAGLDYFYDKAPREAQARGFRTHIEAARRTGLPLVIHARDADADIAAILEDETGKGPFPFLLHCFSSGAELARTGVRLGGYVSFSGILTFRRSDDLRAIAREVPRERLLVETDAPYLAPMPYRGKRNEPAYVRHTAEVLAETIGVSFDDIARITTDNFYRLFSKAVRPAAS from the coding sequence ATGCTTGTCGACAGCCACTGCCACCTCGACTTTCCGGACTTCGCCTCCGAGCGCGCGGAGGTGATCGCCCGCGCCAAGGAAAACGGCGTCGGCGCGATGGTGACGATCTCGACGCGCGTCCGCCGCTTCGACGAGATCCGCGCGATCGCCGAAGCCTATCCGGAGGTGTGGTGCTCCGTCGGCACCCATCCGCACAACGCGGGCGAGGAGGACGGCATATCGGCCGATGAACTGATGGCGCTCTCGGCGCACCCGCGCTGCGTGGCGATCGGCGAGGCCGGGCTCGACTATTTCTACGACAAGGCGCCGCGGGAGGCTCAGGCGAGGGGGTTTCGCACCCATATCGAGGCGGCGCGGCGCACCGGCCTGCCGCTGGTCATCCACGCCCGCGACGCCGACGCCGACATCGCCGCCATCCTCGAAGACGAAACAGGGAAGGGGCCCTTCCCCTTCCTGCTCCACTGCTTCTCCTCCGGCGCGGAGCTGGCGCGTACCGGCGTCCGGCTCGGCGGCTACGTCTCCTTCTCCGGCATCCTGACCTTCCGGCGTTCGGACGACCTTCGCGCGATCGCCCGAGAGGTGCCGCGCGAGCGGTTGCTGGTCGAGACCGACGCGCCCTATCTTGCGCCGATGCCGTATCGGGGTAAACGCAACGAACCCGCCTATGTGCGTCACACGGCCGAGGTCCTGGCCGAAACCATCGGCGTCTCGTTCGACGACATCGCGCGCATCACCACCGACAATTTCTACCGGCTGT
- the metG gene encoding methionine--tRNA ligase: MQKEKFYLTTPIFYPNGRPHIGHAYTVIATDALARFHRLDGRQVFFLSGTDEHGLKMQQTAEKEGVSPQELADRNSAIFRTMEEMLGASNDDFIRTTEERHRRSCQAIWQRMADNGDIYLDRYSGWYSVRQEAYFDEDETTVGDDGVRREPLGSPVEWNEEETYFFRLSAYQDKLLELYESQPDFVGPAERRNEVTSFVKSGLKDLSVSRSTFKWGVPVPGDDKHVMYVWVDALTNYITAAGFPDEADPRWGFWPADVHIIGKDIVRFHAVYWPAFLMSAGVPLPKRVFAHGFLFNRGEKMSKSVGNVVDPFAMVEHYGLDQVRYFFLREVPFGQDGSYSHEAIVNRTNADLANGIGNLAQRSLSMIAKNCGGKVPQHGELTDDDRAVLAEADKALAQARRAIGEQAIHLALAGVIAVVSEADRYFDRQAPWALRKTDPARMETVLWTTAEAVRRIAIMLQPFVPGSAVKLLDLLAVAPDRRSFASAGDADALMPGTPLPAPAGVFPRYVEAAGT, encoded by the coding sequence ATGCAAAAAGAAAAATTCTACCTTACGACCCCGATCTTCTATCCGAACGGGCGGCCGCATATCGGCCACGCCTACACGGTGATCGCAACCGACGCGCTGGCGCGGTTTCACCGTCTCGACGGCAGGCAAGTGTTCTTCCTGTCGGGCACGGACGAGCACGGGCTGAAGATGCAGCAGACGGCCGAGAAAGAGGGCGTGAGCCCGCAGGAACTGGCGGATCGCAACTCGGCTATCTTCCGCACGATGGAGGAGATGCTCGGCGCCTCCAACGACGATTTCATCCGCACGACCGAAGAGCGCCACAGGCGGTCCTGCCAGGCGATCTGGCAGCGCATGGCCGACAATGGCGACATCTACCTCGACCGCTACAGCGGCTGGTATTCGGTGCGCCAGGAAGCCTATTTCGATGAGGACGAAACGACCGTGGGCGACGACGGCGTGCGCCGCGAGCCGCTCGGATCGCCGGTCGAATGGAACGAGGAGGAGACCTACTTCTTCCGCCTGTCGGCCTACCAGGACAAGCTGCTCGAACTCTACGAGAGCCAGCCCGATTTCGTCGGCCCTGCCGAGCGGCGCAACGAGGTGACGAGCTTCGTCAAGTCGGGTTTGAAAGACCTGTCGGTGTCGCGCTCGACCTTCAAGTGGGGCGTGCCGGTGCCAGGCGACGACAAGCACGTGATGTATGTCTGGGTCGACGCGTTGACCAATTACATCACAGCGGCGGGCTTTCCCGACGAGGCCGACCCGCGCTGGGGCTTCTGGCCCGCAGATGTTCACATCATCGGCAAGGACATCGTGCGCTTCCACGCCGTCTACTGGCCGGCATTCCTGATGTCGGCGGGCGTGCCGCTGCCGAAGCGCGTCTTCGCGCACGGCTTCCTGTTCAACCGCGGCGAGAAGATGTCGAAGTCGGTCGGCAATGTCGTCGATCCGTTCGCGATGGTCGAACACTACGGGCTGGACCAGGTGCGCTATTTCTTCCTGCGCGAGGTGCCGTTCGGCCAGGACGGCAGCTACAGCCACGAGGCGATCGTCAACCGCACCAATGCGGATCTGGCCAACGGCATCGGCAATCTTGCCCAGCGCTCGCTGTCGATGATCGCCAAGAACTGCGGCGGAAAGGTTCCGCAGCACGGCGAACTCACCGATGACGACCGCGCCGTGCTGGCCGAGGCCGACAAGGCGCTCGCACAGGCGCGCCGCGCAATAGGCGAGCAGGCGATCCACCTGGCCCTGGCCGGGGTGATTGCCGTCGTCAGCGAGGCGGACCGCTATTTCGACCGCCAGGCACCCTGGGCGCTGCGCAAGACCGATCCGGCGCGCATGGAAACAGTGCTGTGGACGACGGCGGAGGCGGTACGCCGCATCGCGATCATGCTGCAGCCCTTTGTGCCGGGCTCGGCGGTCAAGCTGCTCGATCTGCTGGCCGTCGCCCCGGACAGGCGAAGCTTCGCGAGCGCCGGCGACGCCGACGCGCTGATGCCCGGCACGCCGCTGCCGGCGCCGGCGGGAGTCTTCCCGCGCTACGTCGAGGCCGCGGGCACCTGA
- a CDS encoding DNA polymerase III subunit delta' translates to MSERLAPEQADSLPDIPEPAENPHLFGHAEHAAQIAAAYRAGKLHHALLLTGPKGIGKATFAFHLAHHLLSHPRGEDAPAAFGRPDPASAVARQVASGAHPAVLHLTRPYDDKTKKFKSAITVDEVRRVGRFLSLRAHDDSYRVVIVDPADEMNRNAANALLKSLEEPPARAIFLLISHAPGTLLPTIRSRCQVMRFSPLSEPEIDAVLGSFGSGLPEAPDARRALIDRAGGSARQAILLAEHGGFDVTQAADQFTAKARRDPLDAYRLADAVSGRDQTVTFDILNDHLLETVALAATDAAARGEGRRAARLAELWDEANATIRDTDTYNLDKRQHVVGLLNRIGEALGR, encoded by the coding sequence ATGAGCGAGCGTCTCGCGCCCGAACAGGCCGACAGCCTGCCCGATATCCCGGAGCCGGCGGAGAACCCGCATCTCTTCGGCCATGCCGAACACGCCGCCCAGATCGCGGCGGCCTATCGCGCCGGAAAGTTGCATCACGCCCTGCTGTTGACCGGGCCGAAGGGCATCGGCAAGGCAACCTTCGCCTTCCACCTCGCGCATCACCTCCTGTCCCATCCGCGCGGCGAAGACGCGCCCGCTGCCTTCGGCCGGCCAGATCCAGCGAGCGCGGTGGCGCGTCAGGTGGCGAGCGGCGCGCATCCGGCGGTGCTGCATCTGACGCGGCCTTATGACGACAAGACGAAGAAGTTCAAAAGCGCCATCACCGTCGACGAGGTCCGGCGCGTCGGTCGCTTCCTGTCGCTGAGGGCGCATGACGACAGCTACCGGGTGGTGATTGTCGATCCGGCCGACGAGATGAACCGCAACGCGGCGAACGCGCTCCTGAAGAGCCTCGAGGAGCCGCCGGCGCGCGCCATCTTCCTTTTGATTTCGCATGCGCCGGGAACCTTGCTGCCAACCATCCGATCCCGCTGTCAGGTGATGCGCTTTTCGCCGCTTTCGGAACCCGAGATTGACGCGGTGCTCGGCTCGTTCGGCTCGGGCCTGCCAGAGGCCCCGGACGCGCGCCGCGCGCTCATCGATCGCGCCGGCGGCAGCGCGCGGCAGGCAATCCTGCTCGCCGAGCATGGCGGCTTCGACGTCACGCAGGCGGCCGACCAATTCACTGCCAAGGCGCGGCGCGATCCACTCGATGCCTACCGGCTTGCCGACGCCGTGTCCGGCCGCGACCAGACGGTGACGTTCGACATTCTCAACGACCATCTGCTCGAGACCGTTGCGCTGGCTGCGACCGACGCCGCGGCCCGAGGCGAGGGGAGGCGGGCGGCTCGCCTCGCCGAACTGTGGGACGAGGCCAACGCGACGATCCGCGACACCGACACCTACAATCTCGACAAACGTCAGCACGTGGTCGGGCTTCTCAACCGTATCGGCGAGGCATTGGGCCGGTAG
- the tmk gene encoding dTMP kinase — translation MARGLFVTFEGGEGVGKSTQIVRLADVLRAEGLDVLVTREPGGSPGAEAVRHVLLSGAAETFGPAMEAILFAAARSDHVEQVIRPAVEDGKVVLCDRFLDSSRVYQGVTGNLDAGFMRALESVAINGMKPDLTVILDLDPALGLARAAQRRGSGAVDRFEKETLDIHERRRQAFLDIAKAEPGRCVVVDASKAPARVAAEIEKAVRARLSRTGTAIAAHQGQGR, via the coding sequence TTGGCGCGCGGACTTTTCGTGACATTCGAGGGCGGCGAGGGTGTCGGCAAGTCGACCCAGATCGTGCGGCTGGCCGATGTATTGCGCGCCGAGGGCTTGGACGTGCTGGTGACGCGCGAGCCGGGTGGCTCGCCGGGCGCGGAGGCGGTGCGCCACGTCCTTCTTTCGGGAGCCGCCGAGACCTTCGGGCCGGCGATGGAGGCGATCCTGTTCGCCGCCGCGCGATCCGACCATGTCGAGCAGGTGATCCGTCCCGCCGTCGAGGACGGGAAAGTCGTGCTGTGCGATCGGTTCCTCGATTCCTCGCGGGTCTATCAGGGCGTGACGGGCAATCTCGATGCCGGTTTCATGCGAGCGCTGGAATCAGTCGCGATCAACGGCATGAAGCCGGACCTGACGGTCATCCTCGATCTCGATCCGGCGCTCGGACTTGCGCGAGCGGCGCAGCGGCGCGGCAGCGGCGCGGTGGACCGCTTCGAGAAGGAGACGCTCGACATCCACGAACGGCGCCGCCAGGCCTTCCTCGACATCGCGAAGGCCGAGCCGGGGCGCTGCGTGGTGGTCGACGCGTCCAAAGCTCCGGCAAGGGTCGCGGCAGAGATCGAGAAGGCTGTGCGCGCCCGGCTGTCCCGGACGGGCACTGCGATCGCCGCGCATCAAGGACAGGGCCGATGA
- a CDS encoding D-alanyl-D-alanine carboxypeptidase family protein, with protein sequence MVSKVVCGFRAAFIATTWLVLSACAALAQFETKAARAFVIDAETGTILYAKDPDVRFTPASLAKLMTAEIVFDALKAGRLSRDTTFQVSEHAWRTGGAPSRTATMFAAVKSFVPLGDLIQGAVVITANDACIVMAEGMSGSEAKFTERMNERAKELGLAKSVFVNPTGLPADGQSVTARDLVTLARHIWQTYPEFYPLFAQSEYKWNNINQQNRNPLIKLGIGADGLATGFAEEAGFGIVASAAGDGKRLFLAMSGLATEKERVDEARRLIEWGMRAFRKIEIFAADETVGEAKTFGGEKSRVKLSAHGAVSMLVPAENRDKVIARIVYEGPVEAPVQVGQPVGKLKIWVGDMLTQETPLYAAEAVGVGSLSQRTLDAIEELAIGWLR encoded by the coding sequence TTGGTATCGAAGGTCGTATGCGGCTTCAGGGCGGCGTTCATCGCCACTACCTGGCTTGTCCTTTCGGCCTGCGCCGCGCTGGCGCAGTTCGAGACCAAGGCCGCGCGCGCCTTCGTGATCGACGCCGAGACGGGTACCATCCTCTACGCCAAGGATCCCGACGTAAGATTCACGCCCGCATCGCTGGCCAAGCTGATGACGGCTGAGATCGTCTTCGATGCGCTCAAGGCGGGCCGCTTAAGCCGCGACACCACGTTCCAGGTCAGCGAGCACGCCTGGCGCACCGGCGGCGCGCCGTCGCGAACGGCAACCATGTTCGCCGCGGTCAAGTCTTTCGTACCGCTCGGCGACCTGATCCAGGGCGCGGTGGTGATCACCGCCAACGACGCCTGCATCGTCATGGCCGAGGGTATGTCCGGCTCCGAGGCCAAGTTTACGGAACGGATGAATGAACGGGCGAAAGAGCTCGGACTGGCGAAATCTGTCTTCGTCAATCCGACCGGCCTGCCGGCGGACGGACAATCCGTCACCGCGCGCGATCTCGTCACGCTCGCGCGCCATATCTGGCAGACCTATCCCGAGTTCTATCCGCTCTTCGCGCAGAGCGAATACAAGTGGAACAACATCAACCAGCAGAACCGCAACCCGTTGATCAAGCTGGGCATCGGCGCCGACGGGCTCGCCACCGGCTTCGCGGAGGAAGCGGGGTTCGGTATCGTTGCCTCGGCGGCGGGCGACGGCAAGCGGCTGTTCCTTGCGATGAGCGGACTGGCGACGGAGAAGGAACGCGTGGACGAGGCGCGCAGGCTGATCGAGTGGGGCATGCGGGCCTTCAGGAAGATCGAGATCTTCGCGGCCGACGAGACGGTCGGCGAGGCAAAGACCTTCGGCGGCGAGAAATCGCGGGTCAAACTGTCGGCACATGGTGCGGTATCGATGCTTGTGCCGGCGGAGAACCGCGACAAGGTGATCGCGCGCATCGTCTATGAGGGGCCGGTCGAGGCACCCGTCCAGGTCGGACAGCCGGTCGGAAAGCTGAAGATCTGGGTCGGGGACATGCTGACCCAGGAGACGCCGCTCTATGCGGCGGAAGCGGTCGGCGTCGGCTCGCTGTCGCAGCGCACGCTCGATGCGATCGAGGAACTCGCAATCGGCTGGCTGCGCTGA
- a CDS encoding septal ring lytic transglycosylase RlpA family protein: MTDNKGRGALKSGAIISLIAFAAALAGCSSHEPKVSVSKRPATKEYFPESVYGKASPRMTNLRSRLPRGGGRDQIGKPYQVAGKWYYPKEQPGYSKKGKASWYGDAFHGRLTANGEIYDMTHLSAAHPTMPLPSYARVTNLKNGSSVIVRVNDRGPFAHGRVIDLSSRAAEMLDYKHSGIAEVRVDYVGRAPLEGRDDEFLLASYKPGNAAPDPSDGMATGVMIAMAGPTPTATVGASQAMAAAFPGQLTSSGTAGSAAGSMEFPENGPVIADRPLARLEGRGGKTAVLGYAEESSGRSAAPFDEVAKGGLSPAQILSSQTSGQADPTDYVSVGTFADRAEAERLVSELLPLALASIEQSRDGSTVWYSVTARPKQAMAIDDLLRSAWDNGATDAFIVRN, from the coding sequence ATGACCGACAACAAGGGCCGCGGGGCGCTCAAATCCGGCGCAATCATCTCGCTGATCGCCTTTGCCGCCGCCCTCGCAGGCTGCTCGTCGCACGAACCCAAGGTTTCGGTGTCGAAGCGCCCGGCCACCAAGGAATATTTCCCGGAATCCGTCTACGGCAAGGCCAGCCCGCGCATGACGAACCTGCGCTCGCGCCTGCCGCGCGGCGGCGGCCGCGATCAGATCGGCAAGCCCTATCAAGTCGCCGGCAAATGGTACTATCCGAAGGAGCAGCCGGGCTATTCGAAGAAGGGCAAGGCGTCCTGGTATGGCGACGCCTTCCATGGCCGGCTAACCGCCAACGGCGAGATTTACGACATGACGCATCTGTCGGCGGCGCATCCGACCATGCCGCTGCCGAGCTATGCGCGGGTGACGAACCTCAAGAACGGTAGTTCGGTCATCGTGCGCGTCAACGATCGCGGTCCGTTCGCGCATGGACGCGTCATCGACCTCTCGAGCCGGGCGGCCGAGATGCTGGACTACAAGCATAGCGGCATCGCGGAGGTGCGCGTCGACTATGTCGGCCGCGCGCCGCTCGAAGGCCGCGACGATGAATTTCTGCTGGCGTCCTACAAGCCGGGCAACGCGGCGCCCGACCCCTCCGACGGGATGGCGACAGGCGTGATGATTGCGATGGCCGGGCCGACGCCCACCGCCACCGTCGGCGCTTCGCAAGCAATGGCTGCGGCGTTCCCCGGACAGCTTACCTCGTCCGGAACAGCCGGTTCCGCCGCGGGCTCGATGGAATTTCCCGAAAACGGTCCCGTCATCGCCGACCGGCCGCTGGCCCGTCTGGAAGGCCGCGGTGGCAAAACGGCGGTTCTCGGTTATGCCGAGGAGTCTTCGGGCCGTTCGGCTGCTCCCTTCGACGAGGTCGCCAAGGGCGGACTGTCGCCCGCGCAAATCCTGTCGTCGCAGACGTCGGGGCAAGCTGACCCCACGGATTATGTGTCCGTCGGGACATTCGCCGACCGCGCGGAAGCCGAGCGTCTGGTGAGCGAGCTCCTGCCGCTCGCGCTGGCATCGATCGAGCAGAGCAGGGACGGTTCGACCGTCTGGTATTCGGTGACGGCTCGGCCCAAGCAAGCCATGGCGATCGACGACCTGCTGCGCTCGGCATGGGACAACGGGGCAACAGACGCCTTCATCGTCCGCAATTGA
- a CDS encoding DUF2158 domain-containing protein: protein MANFRPGDIVRLKSGGHAMTISSMIDSFSVNCTWATSGEIKTEIIRIEALEMFVPAKAPPVGRPDEAGKSLA, encoded by the coding sequence ATGGCGAACTTCAGACCTGGCGATATTGTACGACTCAAGTCCGGTGGCCATGCAATGACAATCTCTTCGATGATCGACAGTTTCAGTGTGAATTGCACCTGGGCGACGAGCGGCGAAATAAAGACTGAGATCATCAGGATAGAAGCCTTGGAGATGTTCGTCCCGGCCAAAGCTCCGCCGGTCGGAAGGCCGGACGAAGCTGGCAAGAGTCTCGCCTGA
- a CDS encoding MAE_28990/MAE_18760 family HEPN-like nuclease, with protein sequence MEAIDELTADLAWRETELALIKVFLQRRDVTQKQHDMLARAAWSLLYAHYEGFAKFCLSVFFDRASRAVPSCDLLPTKTKSYALIDDIKKLRQLPPIDFLQKIELMPSELATMKPTFPEVDTKSNLWPSVLEELLELADISCPSVAKHRVLLKALVGKRNGIAHGEAVSAKYDDYLRQENAVYEVLYDLAFQVDARLKLAPFTATEG encoded by the coding sequence ATGGAAGCGATTGACGAATTAACGGCCGATCTGGCTTGGCGCGAAACAGAGCTGGCCTTAATCAAAGTCTTCCTTCAGAGACGAGATGTAACTCAGAAGCAGCATGACATGCTAGCTCGCGCGGCGTGGAGTCTCCTTTATGCTCACTACGAGGGATTCGCCAAGTTTTGCCTGAGCGTGTTCTTTGATCGGGCTTCGCGGGCAGTCCCATCTTGCGATCTGCTGCCAACAAAGACAAAAAGCTACGCGTTAATAGATGACATTAAGAAGCTCCGGCAGCTTCCTCCGATCGATTTTCTCCAAAAAATTGAACTTATGCCGAGCGAACTCGCAACAATGAAGCCCACCTTTCCCGAGGTTGATACTAAGTCAAATTTGTGGCCAAGCGTATTAGAGGAATTGCTTGAATTGGCGGACATATCCTGTCCGTCTGTGGCGAAGCATAGGGTGCTGCTAAAAGCGCTGGTAGGAAAGCGCAACGGAATAGCGCACGGAGAAGCGGTTTCTGCGAAGTATGACGACTATTTGAGGCAGGAGAACGCCGTATACGAGGTGTTGTATGATCTGGCGTTTCAGGTTGATGCGCGATTGAAACTTGCCCCGTTTACCGCGACCGAAGGGTGA
- a CDS encoding DUF262 domain-containing protein, with protein sequence MATLDEAKLDSEISTDAVDFSFGELLNLHRDKEIVIRPEYQRLFRWSNEQRSRLIESVLLRLPIPPIFLVENDDNVLELIDGLQRTSSVLQFLDHKAIDEPELVLEGCDILKPLNGIRFDDLSTSLKLKIKRTPIRAIIIKKSGDQFVKYEMFKRLNTGGSLLSAQEIRNCSSRMIDGGEVFYSALQNLASYPAFSGAIARLPKPSKDMRADEELVLRFFAVKNFRGGFKGNIEEWLDNYMEDILLRNREFDVETEGTVFRSVFDFIFATFGDGAFSRYNTHDEPTGRLAPAYFEAVVGAVTDNLADVSSVDPVLLRQRLIAAFSSEEFISSTGPGANTIPKFNSRIAVVRKHLLAIPDGSD encoded by the coding sequence ATGGCGACTCTCGATGAGGCCAAACTAGACAGCGAGATTTCCACGGATGCGGTGGATTTTTCTTTCGGAGAGCTCTTGAACCTCCATCGTGATAAAGAAATTGTCATCCGACCAGAGTATCAAAGACTGTTCCGGTGGAGCAACGAGCAGCGGTCACGGCTGATAGAATCTGTGCTTCTGCGTCTTCCCATTCCGCCGATTTTCTTGGTCGAGAACGATGACAACGTCTTGGAGCTGATTGACGGACTCCAGAGAACAAGCTCGGTCCTCCAATTTCTCGATCACAAGGCTATCGATGAACCTGAGCTTGTATTGGAGGGGTGCGACATTCTAAAGCCGCTGAATGGCATTAGATTCGACGATTTATCGACTTCGTTAAAGTTGAAGATTAAGCGGACGCCCATTCGCGCGATAATAATAAAGAAATCTGGCGACCAGTTTGTAAAATATGAGATGTTCAAGCGTCTAAACACAGGCGGCTCTCTACTGTCGGCTCAAGAAATACGCAATTGTTCATCGCGAATGATTGACGGCGGTGAGGTATTTTATTCGGCGCTACAAAATCTAGCCTCATATCCAGCTTTTAGCGGTGCTATAGCGCGGCTTCCAAAGCCTAGCAAAGATATGCGTGCGGATGAGGAGTTGGTCCTTCGTTTTTTTGCGGTGAAAAACTTCAGAGGTGGATTTAAGGGCAACATTGAGGAGTGGCTTGATAATTATATGGAAGATATTCTGCTGAGAAACAGGGAATTCGACGTAGAAACGGAGGGCACCGTTTTCCGTTCAGTGTTTGATTTCATTTTTGCCACCTTCGGAGATGGTGCGTTCTCGCGTTACAACACCCACGATGAGCCGACCGGACGACTTGCTCCCGCTTACTTTGAGGCAGTTGTTGGAGCGGTGACTGACAACCTCGCCGACGTGTCAAGCGTAGATCCCGTGTTGTTAAGGCAGCGACTCATAGCAGCGTTCTCTTCAGAAGAATTCATAAGCTCGACTGGACCGGGGGCGAATACCATTCCCAAGTTCAATAGCCGTATAGCAGTTGTCCGCAAGCATTTGTTGGCGATTCCCGATGGAAGCGATTGA